One window of the Podospora pseudopauciseta strain CBS 411.78 chromosome 4, whole genome shotgun sequence genome contains the following:
- a CDS encoding NRPS protein (SMCOG1127:condensation domain-containing protein; EggNog:ENOG503NXWX; antiSMASH:Cluster_10; COG:Q) has product MDPFVSQKSHQVDERLSVLNHPPKRLNGPSLLHLLVHQTSAEPAIDFLDDEGRQISISYPQLHHASSALASAIQAQVGSRDNSRQFVVPVLVPQGPNLYIALLAILKAGGAFCPLNLDVPLERGQFILDDVEAKVVITTHELANKLPPVGQTGRIVLLVGEDTPARVARQSTGDPQHYEPKPHDLAYVMYTSGSTGTPKGVGVSHDAATQSLLAHDRHVPPFSRFLQFAAPTFDVSVFEIFFPLFRGKTLVSCTRGAMLNDLPGIIRRMSVDACELTPSVAGSLLRKRDSAPCLQLLLTIGEMLTKPVVEEFGGSEEKESMLWGMYGPTEAAIHCTVQPSFACSMSTANIGIPFDTVSAFVLNIPEDESEPPDFRVLSLGEVGELAVGGPQVADCYVNRPEMTAKAFVETPYGRLYRTGDKARILPDGTLECLGRIGGGQVKLRGQRMELGEVEHAALRTTGCHSAVAAVINSILVLFCAVDHTDGMANAVEASCRAWLPGFMLPGDVIVMNAFPRLPSGKIDRKRLVTEYNNSQAGSEVIQQGIFRDDFERKLCSLAATVLGTEVKPGQNLLQMGLDSLAAIRLASLLRQAGIDSDAIEILRSRTISALHACVSEKQGHRPASILDTFHPRAWQPDVPSVLAQRSELFRDNRPVQSVYPCTPLQISMLAETAANPRAYCNWIKLRFPIPCSPDSVRSWFLRLVERNEILRTGFVHHDGDFFQVVFERACESCISFSDSPVCEFELRDDQDFLTPFKVQISDAQTIGEPADVEAVVHLHHAIYDGWSWDLAMADLAALMQGEQLGERPQFSKIAYYYASPSFRHISDAAKEFWAVNLRGFQPAALPILRAGTAKVPTTSTSSVIVDINPNELRRSLDDIQCGIQTIFQASVAWIWSAMVGSDDVVVGTVTSGRTLPISMIEDVMGPCIATVPLRTDFSQVSSIADLLVSTQATSRAILEYSTLPLSEIRRAAGIRPGQPFYDVLFVYQQSLQTSKPDCVRGFEEVGHQDFLETQLVVEVEPRAHDFVLRITSHENTFPDQQAIALGCCIAEMASWMLRNLDSKITGIQVAFSQSLLSVFNPKPVTFAGVPDLAHAIDVVVANHPDKEALCFAHRISDDLVKTTTLSFAQLNQTANQIAWHLQKHGLKEGAVVAIIMEKSVLLYAGILAILKAGCGYLPLLPTTPETRIGTILQQAAVSFCLTDRITRDKLSPQLCPTIMDLDGLEYMSLPVKAITPNPDPSRLAYVIYTSGSTGVPKGVCVTQLNIMSNLDVLSRIYPVKGCSRLLQSCSQAFDVSVFEVFFAWTQGMCLCSGKNDILFEDLERSIRMLGVTHLSMTPTVASLVDPDKVPAVEFLVTAGEAMTEAVAKKWGRKLFQGYGPSETTNICSVKKMGPNQAIQHLGWSFENTSTVVLFKDSEHVVPLGCLGEFCFGGDQVAQGYLAMPALTSSKFIDHPTYGRLYRSGDIGRMLPDGSMVILGRVDDQVKLRGQRVELGEITATLRLSSAVEDCASLFLRAGPKDSRDQIVSYFVPSGIQANEYSLVELNNDLRQKVQSLFRVLTSKLPQYMVPSAILPISVLPTTASGKLDRERLTASYRMLSQEYLASVTDHVADNDEDHEGWTTAEQKVARVVTEALKISRHEVQRWTSLVTLGLDSISAIQLARSFYSQLGQRIPISTILQNPNVSRLAKILLDLEKTTSEPPKVQDLLPKTLLASLKEILRQQGTSAQEILPCTPLQEGMLAATASKEAYINRMLFLPGTRWFYDMAFFGPAL; this is encoded by the exons ATGGACCCCTTCGTATCACAAAAATCCCACCAAGTGGACGAGAGGCTCTCCGTTCTCAATCACCCACCAAAACGCTTGAATGGGCCAAGTCTGTTGCATCTTCTCGTTCACCAAACGTCTGCAGAGCCGGCTATTGATTTCTTGGACGATGAGGGCCGCCAGATCTCCATCTCATACCCCCAACTACACCATGCGTCCAGCGCTCTTGCATCCGCAATTCAAGCACAGGTTGGGTCCCGGGATAACAGCAGACAGTTTGTCGTTCCTGTCCTTGTCCCGCAAGGCCCAAACCTGTACATTGCACTGCTAGCCATTCTGAAAGCCGGCGGTGCCTTTTGCCCGCTCAACTTGGACGTTCCCCTCGAGAGAGGCCAGttcatcctcgacgacgtGGAAGCCAAAGTAGTCATCACGACCCACGAGCTGGCCAACAAGCTTCCACCAGTCGGCCAAACCGGGCGGATTGTGCTCCTCGTTGGAGAGGACACACCAGCCAGGGTTGCCAGGCAATCAACAGGTGATCCACAGCACTATGAGCCGAAGCCTCACGATCTGGCCTACGTGATGTACACTTCAGGCTCAACCGGCACACCAAAAGGAGTTGGTGTCTCGCATGACGCAGCAACTCAAAGTTTGCTCGCCCATGATCGACACGTCCCGCCGTTCTCGAGATTTCTTCAGTTCGCAGCTCCAACCTTTGACGTGTCCGTGTTTGAGATATTCTTTCCACTCTTCAGAGGCAAGACCCTGGTGAGCTGCACACGAGGTGCAATGCTTAACGACCTGCCGGGTATCATCAGGCGAATGTCGGTCGATGCTTGTGAGCTGACCCCAAGTGTGGCGGGCAGCTTGCTTCGAAAACGCGATAGTGCTCCCTGTCTGCAGCTTCTTCTCACCATTGGAGAGATGCTCACAAAGCCTGTGGTTGAGGAATTCGGCGGcagcgaggagaaggaaagcaTGCTTTGGGGTATGTATGGGCCAACCGAGGCCGCCATTCACTGCACCGTTCAGCCCTCTTTTGCTTGCAGCATGTCCACAGCCAACATTGGCATCCCGTTCGACACGGTGTCTGCATTTGTACTCAACATTCCCGAGGACGAGTCCGAGCCTCCAGACTTTAGAGTTCTCTCGCTTGGGGAAGTCGGAGAGCTTGCTGTCGGTGGACCTCAAGTTGCAGACTGCTACGTCAACCGGCCCGAGATGACAGCAAAGGCCTTTGTCGAAACGCCATACGGCCGTTTGTACCGAACAGGAGACAAGGCACGCATACTGCCCGACGGCACGCTTGAGTGTTTGGGACGCATAGGAGGCGGCCAGGTCAAGCTCCGTGGGCAGCGAatggagcttggagaggtGGAACATGCCGCGCTGAGAACGACAGGTTGTCATAGCGCTGTCGCCGCAGTCATCAACTCGATCCTGGTTCTCTTCTGTGCAGTGGATCATACGGATGGCATGGCCAACGCCGTGGAAGCTTCCTGTCGCGCTTGGCTCCCGGGGTTCATGTTGCCTGGTGACGTTATCGTCATGAATGCCTTTCCTCGACTCCCCTCAGGCAAAATCGATCGGAAGAGACTTGTTACCGAGTACAACAACTCACAAGCGGGGTCTGAGGTCATTCAACAGGGAATTTTCAGAGATGATTTTGAACGAAAACTGTGCTCTTTGGCCGCGACCGTTCTCGGCACCGAGGTGAAACCGGGTCAGAACTTGCTTCAAATGGGCCTTGATTCACTAGCTGCTATACGACTTGCCTCCTTATTACGCCAGGCCGGTATTGATAGTGATGCGATCGAGATCTTGAGGTCCCGCACAATCTCAGCGCTGCATGCATGCGTGTCCGAAAAGCAAGGCCATCGACCAGCCTCCATTCTGGATACCTTTCACCCCCGCGCATGGCAACCAGACGTCCCGTCAGTACTCGCGCAGAGGTCTGAGCTGTTTAGAGACAACAGGCCGGTTCAGTCGGTTTACCCCTGCACACCCCTCCAGATCTCGATGCTCGCCGAAACTGCAGCCAATCCTCGTGCATATTGCAACTGGATCAAACTTCGGTTCCCAATCCCTTGCTCGCCAGACTCCGTCCGCTCTTGGTTCTTGAGGCTTGTTGAGAGAAATGAGATACTGCGTACCGGCTTTGTCCACCACGATGGTGACTTTTTTCAAGTCGTCTTTGAACGCGCCTGCGAATCATGCATCTCATTCTCAGACTCGCCAGTTTGTGAGTTTGAACTGCGAGATGACCAGGACTTTCTCACGCCTTTCAAGGTGCAAATCTCGGATGCTCAAACCATCGGTGAACCCGCTGATGTTGAGGCTGTGGTACACCTTCATCATGCGATATATGATGGCTGGTCATGGGACTTGGCTATGGCTGACCTTGCGGCGCTTATGCAAGGAGAACAGCTTGGAGAGCGCCCACAGTTCAGCAAGATCGCCTACTACTATGCCTCCCCGTCTTTCCGTCACATTTCGGATGCTGCTAAAGAATTTTGGGCGGTAAATCTTCGAGGGTTCCAACCAGCGGCGCTTCCGATCTTACGAGCTGGCACAGCAAAGGTGCCTACTACCTCTACCTCCAGTGTCATTGTGGACATCAACCCAAACGAACTAAGGAGATCACTAGATGACATCCAGTGCGGGATTCAGACCATCTTCCAGGCTTCGGTCGCCTGGATCTGGAGTGCTATGGTTGGGAGTGACGATGTTGTGGTCGGTACCGTGACATCTGGCAGGACACTGCCAATCTCGATGATCGAGGATGTGATGGGGCCTTGCATCGCCACAGTGCCACTTCGTACCGACTTCTCACAAGTCAGCAGTATTGCCGATCTCCTTGTCAGCACTCAAGCGACCAGTAGAGCCATTCTCGAATACAGTACCTTGCCTCTTTCAGAGATCAGGCGGGCAGCGGGAATCCGGCCAGGGCAGCCCTTTTATGATGTTTTGTTCGTTTATCAGCAATCACTTCAAACCAGCAAACCAGACTGTGTCAGGGGATTCGAAGAGGTTGGCCATCAGGATTTCTTGGAAACGCAGCTTGTTGTCGAGGTGGAGCCAAGAGCCCATGACTTTGTTCTCCGTATTACATCGCACGAGAACACGTTCCCTGACCAGCAGGCCATAGCCCTGGGCTGTTGTATCGCCGAGATGGCTTCATGGATGCTCAGGAACCTCGACTCCAAGATTACAGGGATACAAGTAGCCTTCTCCCAGTCGCTCCTCTCCGTATTCAACCCCAAGCCGGTGACCTTTGCTGGAGTTCCTGATCTAGCCCACGCCATTGACGTGGTGGTCGCAAACCACCCTGACAAGGAAGCTCTGTGCTTTGCACATCGTATTTCGGATGATCTTGTCAAAACAACCACGTTATCATTTGCCCAGCTCAACCAAACCGCCAATCAAATTGCATGGCACCTTCAAAAACATGGGCTGAAGGAGGGGGCAGTTGTGGCCATTATCATGGAGAAGTCCGTCCTCCTCTACGCTGGTATCCTTGCCATCCTCAAAGCTGGCTGTGGCTATCTACCCCTTCTGCCCACTACACCGGAGACGCGTATCGGCACCATTCTGCAGCAGGCCGCAGTCAGTTTCTGCCTCACGGACAGGATCACTCGAGACAAACTATCCCCTCAGCTTTGCCCCACTATCATGGACCTCGACGGGCTCGAATACATGTCGCTTCCAGTTAAGGCTATTACACCAAACCCTGACCCCTCGAGGCTAGCCTATGTCATCTACACATCTGGCAGCACCGGTGTACCGAAGGGGGTTTGCGTGACCCAGTTAAACATCATGAGCAATCTCGATGTTTTGTCCAGAATCTACCCTGTAAAGGGCTGCTCCAGACTGCTTCAGTCTTGTTCTCAGGCATTTGATGTCTCAGTCTTTGAGGTATTTTTCGCCTGGACCCAAGGCATGTGCCTCTGCTCTGGCAAAAACGACATCCTCTTTGAGGATCTCGAGAGATCAATCAGGATGCTTGGGGTCACCCACTTAAGCATGACCCCAACAGTGGCATCTCTGGTCGATCCGGACAAGGTTCCAGCGGTGGAGTTTCTGGTGACGGCCGGCGAAGCCATGACGGAGGCAGTCGCCAAGAAATGGGGGAGGAAGCTGTTCCAGGGGTACGGCCCGTCAGAGACTACAAACATCTGCAGTGTGAAGAAGATGGGGCCGAACCAGGCAATCCAGCATCTTGGTTGGTCTTTTGAAAACACTTCGACTGTTGTTTTGTTCAAGGATAGTGAACACGTTGTTCCACTGGGCTGCCTCGGCGAATTTTGCTTTGGCGGTGATCAGGTTGCCCAGGGATATCTCGCCATGCCCGCCCTAACTTCATCAAAATTCATCGATCACCCCACCTATGGTAGGCTCTATCGATCCGGAGATATTGGACGTATGCTGCCGGATGGATCAATGGTCATTCTTGGTCGCGTGGACGACCAGGTTAAGCTCCGCGGACAGCGGGTGGAGCTGGGGGAGATCACAGCGACTTTGCGGCTCTCGAGTGCGGTCGAGGATTGTGCAAGTCTGTTCTTGCGAGCGGGACCGAAAGACTCCCGGGATCAAATAGTCTCTTACTTTGTCCCCAGCGGCATCCAAGCAAACGAATATTCTCTGGTGGAGCTCAACAATGATCTCCGACAAAAGGTGCAGTCGCTGTTTCGAGTGCTCACTTCAAAATTACCGCAGTACATGGTGCCATCGGCGATACTCCCCATTTCCGTCTTGCCGACCACAGCGTCTGGAAAGTTGGACAGGGAACGGCTTACCGCCTCCTACCGAATGCTCAGCCAAGAGTACCTCGCATCGGTGACCGATCACGTCGCCGACAACGACGAGGACCATGAGGGATGGACAACAGCCGAGCAGAAAGTAGCTCGTGTGGTTACAGAGGCCCTCAAGATTTCAAGGCATGAGGTCCAACGATGGACATCTCTGGTTACGCTTGGTCTGGACTCCATCTCTGCCATTCAATTGGCGAGGTCATTCTACTCACAACTTGGTCAACGCATTCCGATCTCGACCATCCTGCAAAATCCAAATGTTTCCCGGCTTGCTAAGATCCTTCTCGATCTCGAAAAAACAACATCCGAGCCACCAAAAGTCCAGGACCTGTTACCGAAGACCCTCTTGGCGTCGCTGAAGGAAATACTTCGACAGCAAGGAACATCGGCTCAAGAGATTCTACCATGTACCCCGTTGCAAGAGGGAATGTTGGCAGCCACGGCGAGCAAGGAAGCCTATATCAATCGCATGCTGTTTCTC CCTGGAACGCGATGGTTTTACGACATGGCATTCTTCGGACCTGCTTTATGA
- the SID1 gene encoding PAK-related GC kinase Sid1 (SMCOG1080:lysine/ornithine N-monooxygenase; antiSMASH:Cluster_10; COG:Q; EggNog:ENOG503NVW0): MSPHSISTMDETEAVPQLVNGASQFPKSQYVTPTEVDAVHDLVCIGFGPASVAIAIAMHDAMEAGKLKQCPKVLFLEKQPQFAWHAGMLLPGAKMQISFVKDLASLRDPRSHFTFLNYLHKNERLVDFINLDTFTPARAEFEDYLRWCANHFEDVVCYQNEVVSVAPIQEDGPAKIFEVTSRNIKTGVTSTYRTRNVIVAAGGQASLPDIFPAHHPRVIHSSQYAQQAPQILGDRSAPVRVAVVGAGQSAAEIFSNVQSLYPNSKTYMVMRSEFLRPSDDSPFINSIFNPEYIDQIFPKSAAYKAKFLHEARATNYSVVRLELIEHLFETMYHQKRTLGADEKKWPHRILAGRELIKVEDMGDGLRIKVARLSTTGVSDGPLLNEEDLDVDLVICATGYKRTAHVDILKGAYGLLPEFDVAGEQEQEQEQIGVPRKDRWVVESANKAQESSKRVIEVGRDYGVRFASGAVAQGSGVWLQGCCEGTHGLSDTLLSVLSTRSGEIVESIFGVSR; encoded by the exons ATGTCCCCACACAGCATCAGCACAATGGATGAGACCGAGGCCGTCCCCCAGCTTGTCAACGGCGCCAGCCAGTTCCCCAAGAGCCAATATGTTACTCCCACAGAGGTTGATGCCGTGCACGACCTGGTGTGCATTGGCTTCGGCCCCGCCAGCGTCGCCATTGCCATTGCTATGCACGACGCCATGGAGGCCGGCAAGCTCAAGCAGTGCCCCAAAGTCCTCTTTCTGGAGAAGCAGCCCCAGTTCGCTTGGCACGCCGGCATGCTCCTGCCCGGCGCGAAGATGCAGATTTCCTTCGTCAAGGACCTCGCCTCTCTCAGAGACCCCCGCTCTCATTTCACCTTCCTCAACTACCTCCACAAGAACGAGAGACTGGTTGACTTCATCAACCTAGACACCTTCACCCCCGCCCGCGCCGAGTTTGAGGACTATCTCCGGTGGTGCGCCAACCACTTTGAGGACGTTGTCTGCTATCAGAACGAGGTGGTCTCGGTCGCTCCTATCCAGGAAGACGGCCCCGCCAAGATCTTTGAGGTGACATCACGCAACATCAAGACCGGTGTGACCAGCACCTACCGCACACGCAACGTTAttgtggctgctggtggccaggcctccctccccgacaTCTTCCccgctcaccacccccgtgTTATTCACTCGTCTCAGTATGCCCAACAGGCGCCTCAAATTCTTGGCGACAGGTCGGCCCCCGTTCGcgttgctgtggttggtgCCGGCCAGAGCGCCGCCGAGATCTTCAGCAACGTCCAGAGTCTCTACCCCAACAGCAAGACCTACATGGTCATGAGATCCGAGTTCCTCCGGCCAAGTGACGATTCCCCCTT CATCAActccatcttcaaccccgAATACATTGACCAGATCTTCCCCAAGTCCGCCGCCTACAAGGCCAAATTTCTCCATGAAGCCCGCGCTACCAACTACAGCGTCGTCCGCCTCGAGCTGATTGAGCACCTCTTTGAGACCATGTACCACCAAAAGCGGACGTTGGGCGCAGATGAGAAAAAGTGGCCCCACAGGATTCTGGCTGGCAGAGAGCTAATCAAGGTGGAGGACATGGGCGATGGACTGCGCATCAAGGTGGCCAGACTCTCCACCACTGGTGTGTCAGATGGTCCCCTCCTCAACGAGGAGGACCTGGATGTGGATCTCGTGATCTGCGCCACTGGCTACAAGAGAACGGCCCATGTGGACATCCTCAAGGGCGCCTATGGCCTCCTTCCCGAGTTCGACGTTGCCGgtgagcaggagcaggagcaggagcagatTGGCGTGCCCAGAAAGGAccggtgggtggtggagagcgCCAACAAGGCCCAAGAGTCATCAAAGCGCGTGATTGAGGTTGGCCGTGATTACGGTGTTCGTTTTGCTAGCGGTGCTGTGGCTCAAGGCTCCGGTGTTTGGTTGCAAGGTTGCTGTGAAGGCACCCATGGT TTGAGTGATACCCTACTTTCCGTTCTGTCGACACGGTCCGGCGAGATTGTTGAGTCTATTTTCGGAGTTTCCAGGTGA
- a CDS encoding hypothetical protein (antiSMASH:Cluster_10) has protein sequence MPTCILAAAGEWVRPGRIGRLGCQNCRVFALIPITSFHMRPSAVPCLLLASRRRPRLLRSLQSTYLRYRQTGKPESVPVTKPHPCRRDSTSTVGCQGKPLRATAWWPDRSKIGAYINSYIYQAPEPLLLPL, from the exons ATGCCCACCTGCATCTTGGCAGCTGCTGGCGAGTGGGTGCGTCCTGGCAGAATCGGACGACTGGGATGCCAGAATTGCCGTGTATTTgccctcatccccatcaccagctTTCACATGCGCCCATCTGCTGTGCCGTGTCTGCTTCTGGCAAGCCGACGTCGGCCTCGTCTCTTGCGTTCCCTGCAGTCGACCTACCTAAGGTACCGGCAGACAGGCAAACCTGAGTCGGTTCCTGTTACCAAACCTCATCCCTGCCGCCGCGACAGCACCTCTACTGT GGGGTGCCAAGGAAAGCCGTTGCGGGCAACCGCTTGGTGGCCCGATCGTTCCAAGATTGGCGCATACATCAACAGCTATATATATCAAGCACCAGAGCCTCTCTTGCTTCCCTTGTGA
- a CDS encoding hypothetical protein (antiSMASH:Cluster_10; EggNog:ENOG503P9FU), with translation MGRPEDLPEVISNYYVGDPQRVYAQYKYPADYDDAPKLPFEPPTPTADVYRQNQDRQPLWPQSASGMPLSALSPNSSVPWELVSPVGKEELYVGPHLKDEKKTCGLGKRTFTMVLVAVIVLIGAAVGGGVVGVMKAKHGESSPPKTTTPATNRTSSEPAASSLDDETPNVGFMLQAWEEPQYTGDKTRVYTEEGFYDFPFMAWSYVWFPNKTDCCLTFCASPTNHTPTGWWCDHRRRPKTDKSFGRVNIWCGRGSNTSNQRKCNETQAGGEWDKS, from the exons ATGGGGCGCCCCGAAGACCTCCCAGAG GTCATCTCTAATTACTATGTCGGTGATCCCCAACGTGTTTATGCACAGTACAAATACCCCGCCGATTATGACGATGCCCCCAAACTGCCGTTCGagcccccaacccccacagCAGACGTCTACAGGCAAAATCAAGATCGGCAGCCATTATGGCCGCAAAGTGCAAGTGGAATGCCCTTGAGCGCCCTCAGCCCCAACAGCTCAGTGCCCTGGGAGCTCGTATCGCCGGTTGGAAAGGAAGAGTTGTATGTTGGGCCTCATCTGAAGGATGAAAAGAAGACATGCGGTCTCGGCAAACGGACATTCACCATGGTGCTGGTTGCCGTCATTGTCCTAATCGGAGCGGcagtgggaggtggtgtggtgggcgTGATGAAAGCAAAGCATGGCGAGAGTTCGCCGCCAAAGACTACAACACCGGCGACCAACAGGACATCATCCGA ACCAGCAGCTTCGTCTCTCGATGATGAAACCCCAAACGTGGGATTCATGCTTCAAGCGTGGGAAGAGCCCCAATACACCGGTGACAAGACACGTGTGTACACTGAAGAAGGCTTTTACGATTTTCCATTCATGGCGTGGAGCTACGTCTGGTTTCCAAACAAGACAGACTGCTGCCTCACATTTTGTGCCAGCCCGACCAACCACACGCCAaccgggtggtggtgcgacCATCGGCGGAGGCCAAAAACGGACAAGTCGTTTGGGAGGGTGAATATCTGGTGCGGCAGAGGAAGCAACACAAGCAACCAGAGAAAGTGCAATGAGACTCAGGCTGGAGGGGAATGGGACAAATCGTGA
- a CDS encoding hypothetical protein (antiSMASH:Cluster_10) gives MFAPSSLYLHLQHHQFDRAMNPPYYSSRAGVRGKRSSGPSTCTCRSRRRGCGRTLPACPNCRRQGQEFAMGSWHRGNDGRLVARGGHQRGILSVRSRKVDLANKRAGHHSVKKHSFILSLPRGLSLARLVRGDKSCYRQKNGDLPLSVSFPLSDGEDLEMTDLYELLVKMSLCEEEAMQQEQQFEALSLPCVEIDMQDEIPAVFQREATPPPESSSEPASTSSSATSSASSSPVTTPEVDSQGETAKDGPSREAETEAEVKAEQVEPDTEEEPASEQACIMQEQTEASTAKPTTPPQPLLNILHPLHQSTPLDEADLATMLNWLLQPDIFSHLSVQSSSAKSSFTAPPKDDDGSPFPSTDHFLQIMEVISQLTAKVLMKPSSVDAEVQEKGRVEITVEHLSVIMNLRLLLDYAARVLCIRSIETQNNNTSTMGANANAQQVA, from the exons ATGTTTGCCCCATCGTCCCTatatctccatctccaacaccatcaaTTTGATAGAGCCATGAATCCACCATACTACAGCAGTCGAGCCGGCGtcagggggaagaggagttCGGGTCCGTCAACCTGCACTTGTCGTT CACGGCGAAGAGGATGTGGCAGAACACTTCCGGCTTGCCCAAACTGTCGCCGCCAGGGCCAGGAATTTGCCATGGGATCATGGCATCGTGGTAATGACGGCCGCCTTGTGGCCCGCGGCGGCCACCAGCGTGGCATTCTCTCGGTCCGGTCCAGGAAAGTCGATCTTGCCAACAAGCGAGCCGGCCACCACTCCGTAAAGAAACACAGCTTCATCCTCTCCTTGCCACGGGGTCTTTCCCTTGCCCGCCTGGTCAGGGGGGACAAGTCTTGTTACCGTCAGA AAAATGGCGATCTCCCCCTCAGCGTCTCGTTCCCCCTTTCAGACGGTGAAGATTTGGAAATGACGGATCTCTACGAACTCTTGGTCAAGATGTCTCTGTGTGAAGAGGAGGCGATGCAGCAAGAACAGCAATTTGAAGCGCTTTCGCTCCCATGTGTCGAAATCGATATGCAGGACGAAATTCCAGCCGTGTTCCAACGGGAGGCTACACCTCCGCCTGAATCCTCCTCCGAGCCAGCatccacctcttcctcggctACTTCTTCGGCCTCGTCATCACCGGTAACAACGCCCGAAGTTGACTCTCAGGGTGAGACAGCAAAGGACGGGCCAAGTCGGGAGGCCGAGACGGAAGCAGAGGTCAAAGCTGAGCAGGTCGAGCCAGATACTGAAGAAGAACCAGCGAGCGAGCAAGCCTGTATCATGCAAGAGCAAACGGAAGCTTCAACGGCCAAACCgaccacccctccccaaccactcCTCAACattcttcaccccctccatcagTCCACCCCCCTTGACGAGGCGGACCTGGCCACCATGCTCAACTGGCTCCTTCAGCCCGATATCTTCAGTCACTTGTCGGTCCAATCGTCCTCGGCCAAATCATCTTTCACCGCACCCCCCAAGGATGACGATGgctcccctttccccagcACAGACCACTTCCTCCAGATCATGGAGGTTATCTCCCAGCTCACCGCCAAAGTCCTCATGAAACCTTCCTCTGTCGACGCCGAGGTCCAAGAAAAGGGGCGGGTGGAGATCACCGTCGAACACCTTTCCGTCATCATGAACTTGAGGCTGCTTCTGGACTATGCGGCCAGGGTCTTGTGCATCAGGAGCATCGAGACTCAGAACAACAACACTAGCACCATGGGTGCCAATGCCAATGCTCAGCAGGTGGCTTGA